A region from the Bacillus sp. Marseille-P3661 genome encodes:
- a CDS encoding TRAP transporter large permease — protein sequence MIAITLFSLLIILLLINLPIGISLLTAATVTIFIFDGFASLSMVTDIMYASVAKFTLLAIPFFILAGVIMEQAGISKRLIHFANVCVGHRKSGIAMVTVFTAIFFAAISGSGPATVAALGGILIPALLKNGYSAPSAAGLLASSGSIGIVIPPSIAFIVFAVVAGDQIPVSIGRLFVAGIVPGLLMGLGFLVAAIFIKNRYEKKSKVNNQAAITIDSEIQLQQKATPREIFKAFIDAFWGLLIPVIILGGIYGGVFTPTEAAVVAVFYGLFVGIFIYKELKLKHMIDIIVSSGVQTAVVMFIVSSASVFAYIITKEQIATDISNSLLNISDNSIIILLVINIILLIAGAFIDAISAFYLFVPILLPVILELGIDPTVFGVFMTINLAIGLFTPPVGVNLYVASGIAKISLKEISIGTLPFIIAAIIVLIIVTYVPAVSVWLPNLLKM from the coding sequence ATGATAGCTATAACTTTATTTTCATTACTAATTATTCTTTTATTAATTAATTTACCTATTGGAATTTCTTTATTAACCGCAGCTACTGTTACTATTTTCATTTTTGATGGCTTTGCATCATTATCGATGGTAACCGATATTATGTATGCAAGTGTAGCAAAGTTTACGTTACTGGCAATTCCTTTTTTTATCCTAGCTGGTGTTATTATGGAACAAGCTGGGATTTCAAAAAGGTTAATTCACTTTGCTAATGTATGTGTTGGTCATCGAAAAAGCGGGATTGCGATGGTAACGGTGTTTACAGCAATTTTCTTCGCTGCAATTTCAGGTTCAGGACCTGCAACTGTTGCAGCGTTAGGAGGAATCTTAATCCCAGCGCTATTGAAAAATGGTTATTCTGCCCCATCTGCTGCTGGTTTATTAGCAAGTTCGGGCTCTATAGGGATCGTTATTCCTCCTAGTATTGCCTTTATTGTTTTTGCTGTAGTTGCTGGTGATCAAATTCCAGTTTCAATTGGACGATTATTTGTAGCGGGAATTGTTCCAGGGCTGCTTATGGGGCTTGGTTTTTTAGTAGCAGCTATTTTTATTAAGAATCGTTATGAAAAGAAATCAAAAGTCAACAATCAAGCTGCGATTACGATAGATTCGGAAATTCAGCTCCAGCAAAAAGCAACACCACGAGAAATTTTTAAAGCTTTTATTGATGCGTTCTGGGGCCTATTAATACCTGTTATTATATTAGGTGGTATATATGGTGGGGTATTTACACCAACAGAAGCAGCTGTTGTTGCAGTATTTTATGGTTTATTTGTAGGTATTTTCATATACAAAGAATTAAAGTTAAAGCATATGATTGATATTATCGTCTCATCTGGTGTCCAAACAGCAGTAGTCATGTTTATAGTAAGTTCGGCATCTGTATTTGCCTACATTATTACGAAAGAGCAGATTGCAACGGATATCTCCAATTCATTGCTAAATATTTCGGATAATTCAATTATTATTTTACTAGTAATCAATATTATCCTATTAATTGCAGGAGCATTTATTGATGCCATCTCTGCGTTTTACTTATTTGTGCCGATACTATTACCTGTAATTTTAGAGCTAGGAATCGATCCAACAGTATTTGGTGTGTTTATGACGATTAACTTAGCCATTGGATTATTTACACCACCAGTCGGTGTAAATTTATATGTTGCAAGTGGAATAGCAAAAATTTCTTTAAAAGAAATATCGATAGGTACACTCCCATTTATTATCGCAGCCATAATTGTGCTTATTATTGTAACTTATGTGCCTGCTGTATCTGTATGGCTGCCAAATCTGTTAAAGATGTAA
- a CDS encoding bile acid:sodium symporter family protein gives MKLFQAIVGVISKYLPLWILLMSIVAFIAPHLFRGIQGFTAPALSIIFLLMGMALSTESLVYVLKHPKDALIGVLIKWTITVGISIFIAYVFFSNVPEVATGIIMAGTVSSGTSANLYAFIAGGEVALSITMATLDTIIAPVLTPTLVQTFAGQFIEVAFLPLFLNIIYVVLLPIFAGLFIQWKWKEKVDVVRPYTSFVSTIALLVVVLSVVSSAQQSLANNLELLPILFFAVFFQVSVPMVAGYGLAKLIRLREENCRAILFHTGICNTALSATLAMQHVSSVAAVPSVVNMIINLTLGALVANLFAYKFRISNDVVNM, from the coding sequence TTGAAACTGTTTCAAGCTATTGTAGGAGTTATATCAAAATATTTACCTCTATGGATATTACTGATGTCGATTGTTGCTTTTATTGCTCCACATTTGTTTAGGGGGATTCAAGGGTTTACAGCGCCGGCGCTAAGCATTATCTTTTTATTGATGGGGATGGCGTTATCAACAGAAAGCTTAGTTTATGTTTTGAAACATCCAAAGGATGCACTTATTGGAGTATTAATAAAATGGACTATAACAGTTGGGATATCCATTTTTATTGCATATGTCTTCTTCTCAAATGTTCCGGAAGTTGCAACAGGTATAATTATGGCAGGGACCGTATCAAGTGGAACATCAGCTAATCTTTATGCATTTATTGCTGGTGGAGAAGTTGCTTTAAGTATTACTATGGCAACACTTGATACAATCATCGCACCTGTACTAACACCTACGCTTGTCCAAACTTTTGCTGGCCAATTTATTGAAGTTGCATTTTTGCCTTTATTCTTAAATATAATTTATGTTGTGTTGCTTCCTATATTTGCAGGCTTATTTATTCAATGGAAATGGAAGGAAAAGGTAGATGTTGTTCGTCCTTATACATCCTTTGTCTCGACGATCGCATTACTTGTTGTTGTTTTGTCGGTTGTCTCTAGTGCACAGCAATCTTTAGCTAATAATCTTGAGCTTTTACCAATATTGTTTTTTGCTGTATTTTTCCAAGTATCTGTCCCGATGGTGGCTGGTTACGGATTAGCTAAACTTATTCGTCTTCGTGAAGAAAACTGTAGAGCTATTCTTTTTCATACTGGTATTTGTAATACGGCCTTATCAGCAACACTTGCTATGCAGCATGTCAGCTCTGTAGCTGCAGTTCCTTCTGTTGTAAACATGATTATAAATTTAACTTTAGGAGCATTAGTAGCAAACTTATTCGCTTATAAATTCCGAATTTCAAATGATGTTGTAAATATGTAA
- the yqfC gene encoding sporulation protein YqfC, whose protein sequence is MKKIRQQMKRWMTQKMELPADVMMDLPRITMIGQIHIYIENHRGLLKFSDQELRLLLKQGQLLIKGNQFVLKTMLPEEILLEGKIDQVIYLDEPGK, encoded by the coding sequence ATGAAAAAAATTAGACAACAAATGAAAAGATGGATGACTCAAAAAATGGAACTTCCTGCTGATGTTATGATGGATCTTCCGCGAATTACAATGATAGGACAAATACATATATATATCGAAAATCATCGTGGGCTGTTAAAGTTTTCTGACCAAGAATTACGATTACTTTTGAAACAAGGACAGCTATTAATAAAAGGTAATCAATTTGTCTTAAAAACAATGCTACCTGAAGAAATATTATTAGAAGGAAAAATTGATCAGGTAATTTACTTGGACGAACCGGGCAAATAG
- the yqfD gene encoding sporulation protein YqfD has product MKNQWTKYFSGYVKIKVTGILIEPFLNQCAREDVIIWNIKKQGTNTVIGYLPLEEVHKLRKIIRKSDCKLEFIGREGFPFFIKRMIKNSGFVIGLIFAFLIMFILSNIVWNINVTGANPEIEYELRQELTEMGIKRGKFLFFLPNTDDIQMQLTEKVSSVTWVGVRLTGTTYNLEVVEKKVAEEPELLSPRHLIAKKKAVIYDYFVEQGQPIIKINDFVKEGQILVSGIIGKEGKTEIVPSKGKVFGEIWYKSQVVVPLETVFSVYTGESKTKHYLNILGYSIPVWGFGKVSFNQYETEIRDHQLKFLKWQLPVIYNQQIVREETEHIRKYDLETAVSVGKEIGRKELRAKLGDEAIIKGENVLHQVEENGKVKLTIHYQVIEDIASPQPIIQGD; this is encoded by the coding sequence ATGAAGAATCAATGGACTAAATATTTTTCAGGTTACGTTAAAATAAAAGTTACCGGTATCTTGATTGAACCTTTCTTAAACCAATGTGCCAGGGAAGATGTTATAATATGGAATATTAAAAAGCAAGGGACAAACACAGTCATCGGCTATTTACCATTAGAGGAAGTACATAAACTAAGGAAGATAATTCGGAAAAGCGATTGTAAATTAGAATTTATCGGTAGAGAAGGCTTTCCATTTTTTATTAAAAGGATGATAAAAAACAGTGGATTTGTAATTGGTCTTATATTTGCTTTTTTAATTATGTTCATATTATCCAACATAGTATGGAATATTAATGTTACAGGGGCAAACCCTGAAATTGAATATGAACTCAGACAAGAATTAACGGAAATGGGAATAAAGCGAGGAAAGTTTCTGTTTTTCCTACCAAACACTGACGACATTCAAATGCAACTAACTGAAAAGGTGTCATCTGTTACTTGGGTTGGTGTTCGTTTGACTGGTACAACCTATAATCTAGAGGTTGTTGAGAAGAAGGTTGCTGAAGAACCGGAATTATTAAGTCCACGGCATTTGATTGCAAAGAAAAAAGCAGTTATCTATGATTATTTTGTTGAACAAGGACAGCCAATAATTAAGATCAATGACTTCGTAAAGGAAGGACAAATCTTAGTTTCTGGAATTATTGGAAAAGAGGGTAAGACGGAAATAGTTCCATCAAAAGGGAAGGTTTTTGGCGAAATATGGTACAAGTCTCAAGTAGTAGTCCCGCTTGAAACTGTATTTAGTGTATATACAGGAGAAAGTAAAACTAAACATTATCTAAATATACTGGGTTATAGTATCCCGGTATGGGGCTTTGGTAAGGTTAGTTTTAATCAATATGAGACAGAGATACGTGACCATCAATTGAAATTCCTAAAGTGGCAACTTCCAGTGATTTATAACCAACAAATAGTAAGAGAGGAAACCGAACATATTCGGAAATATGATTTAGAGACAGCCGTTTCGGTTGGAAAGGAAATTGGCCGTAAAGAGTTGAGAGCAAAATTAGGTGATGAAGCAATTATTAAGGGTGAAAATGTTTTGCACCAAGTAGAAGAGAATGGTAAAGTAAAATTAACAATTCATTATCAGGTTATTGAAGATATTGCATCACCACAACCCATTATTCAAGGAGACTAA
- a CDS encoding PhoH family protein yields the protein MQENLKTINIQLQNPNEALSLFGTEDRNLKMIEEKLQLSIVTRGESVSISGDPEVLQLAEGVLFTLLKVIRKGANISERDVIYAIDLGKRDMLDQFEELYEQEITKNTKGKSIRVKTLGQRQYVTAIKTHDLVFGIGPAGTGKTYLAVVMAVAALKAGSVKRIILTRPAVEAGESLGFLPGDLKEKVDPYLRPLYDALNDVLGADQVARLIERGTIEIAPLAYMRGRTLDDSFVILDEAQNTTPEQMKMFLTRLGFGSKMVITGDITQVDLPKGIKSGLSVIKEILKNVSGISFVFLEQTDVVRHPLVQKIIKAYDEHN from the coding sequence ATGCAAGAAAACTTAAAAACGATCAATATCCAATTACAAAATCCAAATGAAGCATTATCCTTATTTGGAACTGAAGATCGGAATTTAAAAATGATCGAAGAAAAGCTTCAACTCTCTATTGTTACTAGAGGCGAATCCGTAAGTATATCTGGAGATCCTGAAGTACTTCAGCTTGCAGAAGGTGTATTATTCACTCTACTAAAAGTGATCCGTAAGGGTGCAAATATCTCAGAAAGAGATGTCATTTATGCTATTGATCTCGGAAAAAGAGATATGCTCGATCAATTCGAAGAATTATACGAACAAGAAATTACTAAAAATACTAAGGGTAAATCCATTCGAGTTAAAACGCTAGGACAACGCCAATATGTGACTGCTATTAAGACACATGATTTAGTTTTTGGGATAGGACCAGCCGGAACAGGTAAGACATACCTTGCTGTCGTGATGGCGGTGGCAGCTTTAAAAGCAGGTTCAGTTAAAAGAATCATATTGACACGCCCAGCTGTTGAAGCTGGAGAAAGTTTAGGTTTTTTACCTGGTGATCTAAAAGAAAAAGTTGATCCATATCTACGTCCACTCTATGATGCACTAAACGATGTCCTAGGAGCAGATCAGGTGGCTCGTTTAATTGAGAGAGGTACGATTGAAATAGCGCCTTTAGCATATATGCGTGGTCGTACTTTAGATGATTCTTTTGTAATTTTAGACGAGGCACAAAATACAACTCCTGAACAAATGAAAATGTTTTTAACCCGACTGGGATTTGGATCTAAAATGGTAATAACCGGCGATATTACCCAGGTTGATCTCCCGAAAGGAATCAAATCAGGGCTTAGTGTAATTAAAGAAATATTAAAAAACGTTTCAGGGATCTCGTTTGTATTTTTAGAACAAACCGATGTTGTTCGTCATCCACTCGTACAAAAAATAATAAAAGCCTATGACGAGCATAATTAA
- a CDS encoding HD family phosphohydrolase gives MNKIFKRIKRIKNDKLLTLCLFIALALVMYGSLYSNIQPERLDLRLFSIAKTDIISPITIEDVEATTQKKQEAAQEVKDQYVLKTDYAENRVEIISALFDAVIDVDKQEINNEVDNSGNAMDNIEQPIHTQPRPITIDDQLKQLTEMIPLELSESLHRETLIAFLNASPQQLDSARSTTITAIKQIMRLPIMVGEEEDKKQQVASEIQNVNLPIELRNAMTKVAQYAIIPNYVYDMQATEEKRQLAMDQITPVKIRAGQVLAKEGQLIDREIYKQLELVGLLEEDVNSFIYIGLAIFVIVLTSIILNYFYEIKEKTKDQTTYLLIYVLIFSLTILLMKAISLFQIVSEIGYIFPIAMASMLIKMLLNEKMALVSSIIFAICGSLIFNVEMLGKFNFSIGVYFLLSGIAGAIFLNNQNQRLTILRAGLFVSGLNIIVTAAIFMMKNGQYTSLEIGTYLTLALLSGFISAVLTLGLMPVFETGFGILSTMKLIELSSPNHPLLRKILIEAPGTYHHSVMVANLAEAACEAVGANGLLARVGSYYHDIGKTKRPHFFIENQMNIENPHNNIAPQLSKTIITAHPYDGAEMLREYKIPKEIVDIAEQHHGTTLIKYFYFKAKEQGGNNVLESDFRYPGPKAQTKESAIVGIADSVEAAVRSMSNPTPLKIENLVKSILADRLQDGQFDECDITLRELDLAAKSMCETLNGIFHSRIEYPEITNKKVKEA, from the coding sequence ATGAATAAAATTTTTAAGAGAATTAAGAGGATAAAAAATGATAAACTGCTAACACTTTGTTTGTTTATCGCTTTAGCTTTGGTTATGTATGGATCTTTATATAGTAACATACAACCCGAAAGGCTTGATTTACGCTTATTTTCAATCGCTAAAACCGATATTATATCGCCAATAACTATTGAAGATGTTGAGGCAACCACACAAAAGAAACAGGAAGCAGCGCAAGAGGTTAAAGACCAATATGTCCTTAAAACAGATTACGCTGAAAACAGGGTGGAAATTATTTCAGCTCTTTTCGATGCAGTTATCGATGTAGATAAACAGGAAATTAATAACGAAGTAGATAACAGTGGGAATGCAATGGATAATATCGAGCAACCCATACATACGCAACCACGACCTATTACAATAGATGATCAACTAAAGCAATTGACAGAAATGATACCATTGGAATTAAGTGAGTCTTTGCACCGTGAGACACTAATTGCTTTTCTTAACGCTTCACCACAGCAATTGGATAGTGCAAGAAGTACCACCATTACTGCAATAAAACAAATCATGCGATTACCAATCATGGTTGGTGAAGAAGAAGATAAAAAGCAGCAGGTTGCAAGTGAAATTCAAAATGTAAATCTACCAATAGAATTACGAAATGCAATGACAAAGGTTGCACAATATGCAATTATCCCGAATTATGTCTATGATATGCAAGCAACCGAAGAAAAACGTCAACTTGCAATGGATCAAATCACTCCTGTAAAAATTAGAGCTGGACAAGTACTCGCTAAGGAAGGACAATTGATTGACCGTGAAATCTATAAACAACTTGAGCTTGTTGGATTGCTTGAAGAGGATGTAAATAGTTTCATATATATAGGATTAGCTATTTTTGTAATCGTATTGACATCAATAATTTTAAATTATTTCTACGAAATTAAGGAAAAAACGAAGGATCAGACAACCTATTTACTCATTTATGTATTGATCTTCTCATTAACTATTTTATTAATGAAGGCTATTAGTTTATTCCAAATTGTTTCTGAAATAGGTTACATTTTTCCAATTGCAATGGCATCAATGCTAATAAAGATGCTGTTAAATGAAAAAATGGCATTGGTATCAAGTATTATTTTTGCTATATGCGGAAGCCTTATTTTTAATGTTGAAATGCTTGGGAAATTCAACTTTTCAATAGGAGTTTATTTTCTACTAAGCGGTATTGCTGGTGCAATATTTTTGAATAACCAAAATCAACGATTAACTATATTAAGAGCAGGTCTTTTTGTATCAGGACTTAACATAATTGTTACTGCAGCAATTTTTATGATGAAAAATGGTCAATATACAAGTTTGGAGATTGGAACCTATTTAACTTTAGCGTTGCTATCAGGATTTATATCAGCAGTGCTAACGTTGGGGTTAATGCCCGTATTTGAAACAGGATTTGGTATTTTATCAACGATGAAATTAATCGAGCTTTCCAGTCCAAATCATCCACTGTTACGGAAAATATTAATAGAAGCGCCAGGAACCTATCATCATAGTGTAATGGTAGCAAATTTAGCTGAAGCTGCATGTGAAGCGGTAGGTGCAAATGGATTATTAGCAAGAGTAGGGTCCTACTATCATGATATTGGTAAAACAAAAAGACCGCATTTTTTTATTGAAAATCAGATGAATATCGAAAATCCACATAATAATATTGCACCACAATTAAGTAAAACAATTATCACAGCACATCCGTATGATGGGGCAGAAATGCTTAGAGAATACAAAATTCCTAAAGAGATTGTTGATATTGCAGAACAACATCATGGGACAACATTAATTAAATATTTTTATTTTAAGGCGAAAGAGCAAGGTGGTAATAACGTATTAGAATCAGATTTCAGATATCCTGGTCCAAAGGCACAAACGAAGGAATCCGCAATAGTTGGAATTGCTGATAGTGTAGAGGCTGCTGTTCGTTCAATGTCTAACCCTACACCATTAAAAATTGAAAATTTAGTGAAAAGTATCCTAGCTGACCGCCTTCAGGATGGTCAATTTGATGAATGTGACATCACATTAAGAGAGTTAGATTTAGCGGCCAAATCAATGTGCGAAACACTTAACGGAATATTCCATTCAAGAATTGAGTATCCAGAAATTACTAATAAGAAGGTGAAGGAAGCATGA
- the ybeY gene encoding rRNA maturation RNase YbeY produces the protein MIIDFIDENNFVKEEDVIEIEKLLSFAAKVEGIEESAELSVTFVDDSRIHEINLEYRGKDQPTDVISFAMEEMGEGELAIYGEDLPTILGDIIISIPRTIAQAEEYGHSFIRELGFLSVHGFLHLLGYDHETEDDEVKMFTKQKEILDEYGIRR, from the coding sequence ATGATAATTGACTTTATTGATGAAAATAATTTTGTCAAAGAAGAAGATGTAATTGAGATTGAAAAGCTGTTAAGTTTTGCGGCTAAAGTTGAGGGCATAGAAGAGTCTGCAGAGTTATCAGTAACGTTTGTTGATGACTCTAGAATACACGAAATTAATCTTGAGTATAGGGGGAAAGATCAACCAACTGATGTTATTTCATTCGCAATGGAAGAAATGGGCGAAGGTGAATTAGCTATTTATGGTGAGGACTTACCAACTATTTTAGGGGACATTATTATATCAATTCCTCGCACAATTGCACAGGCTGAAGAATATGGTCATAGTTTTATTAGAGAATTAGGTTTTTTAAGTGTACATGGCTTTCTCCATTTGTTAGGATATGACCATGAAACAGAAGATGATGAAGTAAAAATGTTTACAAAACAAAAGGAAATTTTGGATGAATATGGGATCCGTCGATAG
- a CDS encoding diacylglycerol kinase family protein, producing MNMGSVDRSKRKLLYSFKYAIEGLIYVIKNERNMQIHLTIACIVLFFGFIMSISKMEWLIILLLIGIVLSLETMNTAIERTVDLITDEYKPLAKLAKDVAAAAVFVFAIISVIIGIIIFLEPIQKIMNI from the coding sequence ATGAATATGGGATCCGTCGATAGAAGTAAAAGGAAATTATTATATAGCTTTAAATATGCGATAGAAGGCCTTATATATGTTATAAAAAATGAACGAAATATGCAGATACATCTAACGATTGCATGTATCGTTCTTTTTTTTGGATTTATCATGTCGATAAGTAAAATGGAATGGCTTATTATTTTGTTATTAATTGGAATAGTACTAAGCTTAGAAACAATGAATACCGCTATCGAACGTACAGTTGATTTAATAACGGATGAATATAAACCATTAGCGAAACTTGCAAAAGATGTTGCTGCAGCTGCCGTTTTTGTGTTTGCAATTATATCTGTTATTATAGGAATAATCATCTTCTTAGAACCTATACAGAAAATTATGAATATTTAA
- a CDS encoding cytidine deaminase, with the protein MKDAKAVENLIAKAIEARDYAYVPYSKFKVGAALLTSNDEVYKGANIENAAYSLGNCAERTALFKAYSEGNVSFKALAVVADTDRPVPPCGACRQVMSELCPPHMPVYLTNLKGDVLETTVEELLPGAFSPEDLNE; encoded by the coding sequence ATGAAAGATGCAAAAGCTGTGGAGAATTTAATAGCAAAAGCAATTGAAGCACGAGATTATGCATATGTACCTTATTCAAAATTTAAGGTTGGTGCTGCGCTGTTAACGTCAAATGATGAGGTTTATAAGGGGGCAAATATTGAAAATGCGGCCTACAGTTTAGGGAATTGTGCTGAACGCACAGCTCTATTTAAAGCCTATTCTGAAGGCAATGTTTCATTTAAGGCTTTAGCTGTTGTGGCAGATACAGATAGACCGGTTCCACCATGTGGGGCGTGCCGTCAGGTAATGTCTGAATTATGTCCACCACATATGCCAGTGTATTTAACTAATCTTAAGGGCGATGTTTTAGAAACAACTGTTGAAGAATTGTTGCCTGGAGCTTTTTCACCGGAGGATTTAAATGAATAA
- the era gene encoding GTPase Era: MNKNQYKSGFVSIIGRPNVGKSTFLNKVIGQKIAIMSDKPQTTRNKIQGVYTTNESQIIFIDTPGIHKPKHKLGDFMIKVAQNTLNEVDLILFMINAEEGLGKGDHFIIERLKQTKQPVFLVINKIDQVHPDDLIKIIDQYKELYAFKEIVPISALQGNNINTLIEQIEKYLSEGPQYYPPDQVTDHPERFIITELIREKVLHLTREEIPHSIAVVLDSMQSRENGQMIDVAATIIVERDSQKGIVIGKQGKMLKEVGRLARMDIEALLGSKVFLELWVKVQKDWRNKLSQLRDYGFREDEY, encoded by the coding sequence ATGAATAAAAACCAATATAAATCAGGATTCGTATCAATAATAGGCAGACCAAATGTAGGAAAATCTACTTTCTTAAATAAAGTAATAGGTCAAAAAATTGCTATTATGAGTGATAAACCACAAACGACTAGGAATAAAATTCAAGGCGTGTATACAACAAATGAAAGCCAAATTATTTTCATCGATACACCTGGAATTCATAAACCCAAACATAAGCTTGGCGATTTTATGATCAAAGTAGCACAAAATACACTAAACGAGGTAGATCTTATCTTATTTATGATAAATGCCGAAGAAGGTCTAGGCAAAGGTGATCATTTTATCATTGAGCGTCTTAAACAAACGAAACAACCTGTTTTTCTGGTGATTAATAAAATTGATCAAGTCCATCCGGATGATTTAATCAAGATAATTGATCAATATAAAGAGTTATATGCCTTTAAAGAGATTGTTCCTATTTCCGCTCTACAAGGAAACAACATAAATACCCTAATAGAACAGATTGAAAAGTATTTATCGGAAGGACCTCAGTATTATCCACCAGATCAAGTTACAGATCATCCAGAACGATTTATAATAACTGAGTTAATACGTGAAAAGGTATTGCACTTAACACGAGAGGAAATACCCCACTCGATTGCTGTTGTTTTGGATTCAATGCAATCTAGAGAAAATGGTCAAATGATCGATGTAGCCGCAACAATTATCGTTGAAAGAGATTCACAAAAAGGAATTGTTATTGGAAAGCAAGGTAAGATGCTTAAAGAAGTTGGTCGGTTGGCAAGGATGGACATCGAGGCATTACTTGGTTCTAAAGTCTTCCTTGAACTGTGGGTAAAAGTGCAAAAAGATTGGCGTAATAAACTTTCCCAACTTCGAGACTACGGTTTTCGTGAAGATGAATATTAA
- a CDS encoding YqzL family protein yields MIDFTWKIFSQTGNLETYLLMKEIEREYQETTETVTDFNDLEFESPLS; encoded by the coding sequence GTGATAGATTTTACCTGGAAAATCTTTAGTCAAACTGGTAATTTAGAAACGTATCTGCTTATGAAAGAGATTGAAAGGGAATATCAAGAAACTACTGAAACTGTCACTGATTTTAACGATCTTGAATTTGAATCTCCTTTATCTTAA
- the recO gene encoding DNA repair protein RecO, translating to MLQKVEGIVIRTNDYGETNKIVTIFTREMGKIGVMARGAKKPKSRLTSVTQLFIYGYYLVQKGSGLGTLQQGEIISTWRGLREDLFKSAYAAYVVELTDKLTEERKINPYLFELLYQTLQYMNDGVDLEVLTLIYEMKMLNVAGIYPKLDGCVACSNTEGKFAFSVREGGFLCHRCYHLDPNFIPISPAALKLLRVFYYFDLTRLGNISLRDETKSELKLVITALYDEYSGLNLKSKRFLQQLNHFRL from the coding sequence TTGTTACAAAAAGTTGAAGGTATTGTAATTAGGACAAACGATTATGGTGAGACAAATAAAATTGTTACGATCTTTACAAGGGAAATGGGCAAGATTGGAGTAATGGCACGAGGTGCAAAAAAACCCAAAAGTAGATTAACTTCAGTAACCCAATTGTTTATATATGGGTATTATCTAGTACAAAAAGGTTCTGGTTTAGGTACTTTACAGCAAGGTGAAATTATTTCAACATGGAGAGGACTTAGAGAGGATCTATTTAAATCTGCGTATGCTGCATACGTTGTAGAATTAACTGATAAACTCACTGAAGAACGTAAAATAAATCCTTATTTGTTTGAGCTGCTTTATCAAACATTACAATATATGAATGATGGTGTTGATTTAGAGGTTCTAACGCTTATCTATGAAATGAAGATGCTAAATGTAGCTGGTATATATCCTAAATTGGACGGCTGCGTGGCATGCTCAAATACTGAAGGAAAGTTCGCCTTTTCTGTTAGAGAAGGCGGTTTTCTTTGTCATCGGTGCTATCATTTAGATCCGAACTTTATTCCAATATCACCTGCTGCATTAAAATTACTACGAGTTTTTTATTATTTTGACCTAACTAGACTAGGGAATATATCATTAAGGGATGAGACGAAATCTGAACTTAAATTGGTAATAACGGCCTTATATGATGAATATTCAGGGTTAAACCTTAAATCTAAACGATTTCTTCAACAATTAAATCACTTTCGATTATAA